Proteins encoded by one window of Sorex araneus isolate mSorAra2 chromosome 3, mSorAra2.pri, whole genome shotgun sequence:
- the MAPK1IP1L gene encoding MAPK-interacting and spindle-stabilizing protein-like: MSEEFSLADALPDHSPAKTSAASNTKPGQPPQGWPSSNPWNNPSAPPSMPSGLPPSATPSTVPFGPAPTGMYPSVPPAGPPPGPPGPFPPAGPSCPPPGGPYPAPAVPGPAGPYPTPNMPFPELPRPYGAPTDPAAAGPLGPWGSMSSGPWAPGMGGQYPTPSMPYPSPGPYPAPPPQAPGAAPPVPWGTVPPGAWGPPAPYPAPAGSYPTPGLYPTPNNPFQVPSGPSGAPPMPGAPHSYH; this comes from the exons atgtCTGAAGAGTTTTCG TTGGCAGATGCACTGCCTGACCACTCCCCTGCCAAAACTTCTGCTGCGAGTAATACAAAACCTGGCCAACCTCCTCAAGGTTGGCCCAGTTCCAATCCTTGGAACAACCCAAGCGCTCCACCTTCTATGCCATCTGGACTCCCACCAAGTGCAACACCCTCCACTGTGCCTTTTGGACCAGCACCAACAGGAATGTATCCATCTGTGCCTCCTGCTGGACCTCCTCCAGGACCCCCTGGCCCCTTTCCTCCTGCTGGACCCTCCTGTCCCCCTCCTGGTGGTCCTTACCCAGCCCCAGCTGTACCAGGCCCTGCTGGGCCATATCCTACACCAAATATGCCCTTTCCGGAGCTCCCGAGACCATATGGTGCGCCAACAGATCCAGCTGCAGCTGGTCCTTTAGGTCCATGGGGATCCATGTCTTCCGGACCTTGGGCACCAGGAATGGGAGGGCAGTATCCTACCCCTAGCATGCCATATCCATCTCCAGGGCCATATCCTGCACCTCCTCCCCAAGCACCGGGAGCAGCACCACCTGTTCCGTGGGGCACTGTTCCACCAGGAGCCTGGGGACCACCAGCACCATATCCTGCCCCTGCAGGATCATACCCCACACCAGGACTCTATCCCACTCCAAATAATCCTTTTCAAGTGCCTTCAGGACCTTCTGGTGCTCCGCCAATGCCTGGTGCCCCCCAt tctTACCATTAA